Proteins encoded together in one Halothermothrix orenii H 168 window:
- a CDS encoding CAP domain-containing protein, whose product MRLLKSRSLNILLILILTLNFLLVNFIVSPRVEAGFLDEHKGSLITILKGIVMVWLINIMTGYSDGDSGNENIITSFIKNGLNPSSDETEDGNSDTSKEEVNQKATEPGTGDSKVVINGSEKVLNVRETKLLRLVNNYRKEKGLGLLRVDKKLVKLARLKARDMMENDYFEHNSPVYGSPFNMMKEAGVDYSLAGENLAKSDNVEEAFINLINSPEHKDNILKERFDNTGIGVIESPSGKLIIVQLFIDTTNPAE is encoded by the coding sequence GTGAGGTTATTAAAGTCACGGTCTTTAAATATATTATTAATATTAATTTTGACTTTAAATTTTCTTCTGGTTAATTTTATTGTCTCACCAAGAGTGGAGGCAGGCTTTCTGGACGAACATAAAGGGAGCCTTATAACCATTTTAAAAGGGATTGTTATGGTCTGGCTAATAAATATAATGACAGGGTATTCTGATGGGGACAGTGGTAATGAAAATATTATCACATCTTTTATTAAAAACGGACTCAATCCATCTTCAGATGAAACTGAAGATGGTAACAGTGATACCAGCAAGGAAGAAGTCAATCAGAAGGCAACTGAACCTGGGACAGGAGATAGTAAAGTAGTTATTAACGGTTCAGAAAAGGTTCTTAATGTCAGGGAAACTAAATTATTGAGGCTGGTAAATAACTACAGGAAGGAAAAAGGCCTTGGTTTATTAAGGGTAGACAAAAAGCTGGTGAAACTGGCCCGCTTGAAAGCCCGTGATATGATGGAGAATGATTATTTTGAGCATAATTCTCCGGTTTACGGGAGTCCCTTCAATATGATGAAAGAGGCCGGGGTCGATTATAGCCTGGCTGGTGAGAACCTGGCTAAATCCGATAACGTAGAAGAAGCCTTTATTAACCTTATTAATAGTCCTGAGCATAAAGATAATATTTTAAAGGAGAGATTTGATAATACGGGAATTGGTGTCATAGAGAGTCCTTCCGGAAAATTAATTATTGTACAATTATTTATTGATACTACTAATCCGGCAGAATAA